Proteins encoded in a region of the Rutidosis leptorrhynchoides isolate AG116_Rl617_1_P2 chromosome 9, CSIRO_AGI_Rlap_v1, whole genome shotgun sequence genome:
- the LOC139866905 gene encoding uncharacterized protein, giving the protein MGGVVNSYSNVTLLAMFSTVDSSLFFFNMMRTSHSPIYVTHTSFKRFAYLPIYHCEEDTYMSCTVILKGHLFVRMTVESGSTWLAGNHKYVIRSHHYNNTGNWYLLLLRGDCLVRGSWVLARLTTRISRWVIFSEWSNS; this is encoded by the exons ATGGGTGGAGTGGTCAATTCATATTCAAATGTCACATTATTAGCTATGTTCTCAACGGTAGATTCCAGCTTATTCTTCTTCAATATGATGAGAACGAGCCATTCACCTATATATGTGACTCACACGAG TTTTAAGAGATTTGCCTACCTACCAATATACCATTGCGAGGAAGACACTTATATGAGTTGCAC CGTTATTCTCAAAGGCCACTTATTTGTAAGGATGACCGTGGAATCAGGGTCGACGTGGTTGGCGGGGAACCATAAATACGTAATACGTAGCCACCATTATAATAATACA GGTAATTGGTAtctgttactattaag GGGTGATTGTCTTGTAAGAGGCTCATGGGTACTTGCAAGATTAACGACAAGGATTTCTCGATGGGTCATCTTTTCCGAGTGGAGTAATTCGTAG